The proteins below are encoded in one region of Cyclopterus lumpus isolate fCycLum1 chromosome 8, fCycLum1.pri, whole genome shotgun sequence:
- the eif3g gene encoding eukaryotic translation initiation factor 3 subunit G: MPSIEYDDSKPSWADQVEEEVDEGTLPPPKETIKGNIKTITEYKIDEDGKKFKIVRTFKIEIRKASKAVARRKNWKKFGNSEFDAAGPNVATTTVSDDVFMTFISSKEDLNAPDQDEDPMNKLKGQKIVSCRICKGDHWTTRCPYKDTLGPMQKELAEQLGLSTGDKDKPAGSAEPEPAQPAQSKTGKYVPPSLRDGSTRRGESMQPNRRGGSDDNATIRVTNLSEDTRETDLQELFRPFGSISRIYLAKDKNTGQSKGFAFISFHRREDASRAIAGVSGFGYDHLILNVEWAKPSNN, encoded by the exons ATGCCGTCGATTGAATACGACGA CTCCAAGCCCAGCTGGGCAGACCAAGTCGAAGAGGAAGTAGATGAAG gcACACTACCACCCCCCAAGGAAACCATTAaaggaaatataaaaactatCACGGAATATAAAATAGATGAAGATGGAAAGAAGTTCAAG ATTGTGCGGACCTTCAAGATTGAGATAAGGAAAGCCTCAAAAGCTGTTGCCAGGAGAAAG AACTGGAAGAAATTTGGAAACTCCGAGTTTGATGCAGCCGGTCCTAATGTTGCCACCACCACAGTCAGTGACGACGTCTTCATGACTTTCATATCCAGCAAGGAG GACTTGAACGCCCCAGACCAGGATGAAGATCCCATGAACAAACTGAAAGGACAGAAGATAGTGTCTTGCCGTATTTGCAAAGGCGACCATTGGACCACTCGTTGTCCGTACAAGGACACCCTGGGCCCAATGCAGAAGGAGCTGGCTGAACAGCTTGGGCTTTCCACCGGAGACAAGGACAAGCCCGCTGGCTCTG CGGAGCCAGAGCCGGCACAGCCTGCGCAGAGCAAGACTGGGAAGTATGTGCCCCCGAGTCTGAGGGATGGAAGCACGCGGAGAGGGGAGTCTATGCAGCCCAACCGGAGAGGCGGGT CGGATGACAACGCCACTATTCGTGTGACCAATCTGTCGGAGGACACACGGGAGACCGACTTGCAGGAGCTCTTCCGACCATTTGGCTCCATCTCGAGGATCTATCTGGCCAAGGACAAGAATACTGGACAGTCAAAG GGTTTTGCCTTTATCAGTTTCCACCGTCGGGAGGATGCATCCAGAGCCATCGCAGGAGTGTCAGGATTCGGATATGATCACCTTATTCTCAATGTTGAATGGGCCAA ACCGTCAAACAACTGA
- the LOC117734733 gene encoding suppressor of SWI4 1 homolog yields MGKSKTKNQKKSRATANHVAEETYSAVPHSFVFNRGQIGKNVGQLIVDVRRVMEPFTAESLKVRKKNVLKDFVAVAGPLGVTHFMMFSKTPSCTNMRLARLPKGPTLNFRVLKYTLVKDVVSSLKKHRMHEQQFTHHPLLILNNFGSDGMHVKLMATMFQNMFPSINVQKISLNNIRRCVLLNYNPVTEEIEFRHYSMKVVPVGMSRGVKKLMQERFPNMSKFEDISELMIKGANLSESEAEQDGEHNITELPQVYSGRGNMASQQSAVRLTEIGPRMTLQLTKIEEGMGDGNILYHTAISKTEEEILEIVSRKEAQLKEKAGRRKKQAQNVAEKKEKRDANKKRSLEGIKKKQAEAEEDSEVEDPGMPDGQVAAVESDDEVEYYRQAVGQEPDEDMFPANKRRHGSERNQGPAKKRKMSPGQPFRKDRDTRSPKRNGPGGHGDTRSPRRSGPGGHGDTRSPRRSGPGGHGDTRSPRRSGPGGHGDTRSPRRNGPGGYGDKTGKGWKQSGDGDKPFGRKMKPGGKAFGTKKLGDRDNKFGGKKRFEGNKTFGGNKDKSFKSKGPKGKPASKKKGSGVKHGSKQRKGKGLSAEMKMEHSFAVCEKFQKALLPSVYGVEFLVALAGNLFALRLLVVRERRNWHTGVVLACNLAISDLLYVLTLPLLIVYYALDKHWVFGNAVCRLERFLFTCNLYVSIFFIMAISVNRCVALRFPFFTRSSVQPGHAKAAGVLIWVLVGVISCPVLHFASVCPSEHNITTLCVSFCGQRLGDESRHFAYRMFLAVFGCLVPFLVTFSSYCVVILVVWKNASITTLEKRKVALLVLLVLVLYAISFVPYHVFQLYHLYMKIHNPNSSVCWVYDSYQVSKGLATLNMCIHPVLYMALFDSMRVACCGKSPEDDHNRGVRRKERAAA; encoded by the exons ATGGGGAAATCGAAG ACCAAGAACCAAAAAAAGTCGCGAGCAACAGCTAACCATGTGGCCGAGGAGACCTACAGCGCTGTTCCTCACTCCTTCGTGTTCAATCGAGGTCAGATTGGGAAGAACGTGGGTCAGCTCATCGTGGACGTACGGAGAGTCATGGAGCCGTTCACTGCCGAGTCTTTGAAG gttaGGAAGAAGAATGTGCTGAAGGACTTTGTGGCTGTAGCAGGACCACTGGGAGTGACTCACTTTATGATGTTCAGCAAGACTCCCAGCTGTACTAACATG AGACTGGCCCGACTTCCCAAAGGTCCCACACTTAATTTCCGAGTGCTCAAG TATACTCTTGTCAAAGATGTGGTTTCATCGCTGAAGAAGCACCGGATGCACGAGCAGCAGTTCACACACCATCCGCTACTCATCCTCAATAACTTTGGATCTGATGGCATGCATGTCAAACTCATGGCCACCATGTTTCAGAACATGTTTCCTTCCATTAATGTGCAAAAG ATAAGCCTCAATAATATCCGGAGATGTGTGCTGCTGAATTACAACCCAGTGACCGAGGAAATTGAATTCCGTCATTA CAGCATGAAGGTCGTCCCTGTGGGCATGAGCCGTGGAGTCAAGAAGCTGATGCAGGAGAGGTTCCCAAACATGAGCAAGTTTGAGGACATCAGTGAGCTGATGATAAA GGGGGCAAACCTCTCAGAAAGTGAAGCGGAGCAAGACGGGGAGCACAACATAACCGAATTACCGCAGGTCTACTCCGGCCGAGGCAACATGGCCTCCCAGCAGAGTGCCGTCCGTTTGACCGAG ATTGGTCCTCGCATGACTCTGCAACTGACAAAGATAGAGGAAGGCATGGGAGATGGGAATATCCTTTATCACACCGCAA TCTCCAAGACGGAGGAGGAAATCCTGGAGATCGTGAGCAGGAAGGAGGCccagctgaaggagaaggccggtCGCCGGAAAAAGCAGGCGCAGAATGTTgctgagaagaaggaaaaaagagacgCAAACAA GAAAAGGAGCCTGGAGGGCATAAAGAAGAAACAAGCGGAGGCTGAAGAGGACAGTGAGGTGGAGGATCCCGGCATGCCGGACGGTCAGGTTGCTGCTGTTGAATCTGATGATGAGGTGGAGTACTACAGACAGGCTGTAGGACAGGAGCCAGATGAAG ACATGTTCCCTGCTAACAAGAGGAGGCATGGCTCAGAGAGAAATCAGGGACCTgccaagaagaggaagatgtcACCGGGTCAACCATTTAGAAAAGACCGGGACACGAGATCACCCAAGAGAAACGGTCCAGGAGGTCACGGAGACACAAGATCACCTAGGAGAAGCGGTCCAGGAGGTCACGGAGACACCAGATCACCCAGGAGAAGCGGTCCAGGAGGTCACGGAGACACAAGATCACCTAGGAGAAGCGGTCCAGGAGGTCACGGAGACACAAGATCACCTAGGAGAAACGGTCCAGGAGGATACGGAGACAAAACAGGAAAGGGGTGGAAGCAATCTGGGGATGGGGATAAACCATTTGGAAGGAAAATGAAGCCCGGAGGAAAGGCGTTCGGCACAAAGAAGCTTGGCGATAGGGATAACAAATTTGGCGGGAAGAAGAGATTTGAAGGGAACAAAACATTCGGTGGAAATAAGGACAAATCCTTCAAATCTAAAGGTCCAAAAGGCAAGCCGGCCTCCAAGAAGAAAGGTTCAGGGGTAAAGCATGGCTCTAAACAGAGGAAGGGGAAAGGCt TGTCGGCTGAAATGAAGATGGAGCACAGTTTCGCCGTGTGTGAGAAGTTTCAGAAGGCCCTGCTGCCCTCCGTGTACGGCGTTGAGTTCCTCGTGGCTCTGGCCGGAAACCTGTTCGCCCTGCGGCTGCTGGTGGTTCGAGAGAGACGGAACTGGCACACCGGGGTCGTCCTGGCCTGCAACCTGGCCATCAGTGACCTGCTGTATGTCCTCACCCTGCCCCTGCTCATTGTCTACTACGCGCTGGACAAGCACTGGGTGTTTGGCAACGCCGTGTGCAGACTCGAGCGCTTTCTTTTCACCTGCAACCTGTATGTGAGCATCTTCTTCATCATGGCGATAAGCGTGAACCGCTGTGTGGCCCTCCGGTTCCCCTTCTTCACCCGATCCAGTGTCCAGCCCGGCCACGCCAAGGCCGCCGGCGTCCTCATCTGGGTCCTCGTAGGCGTCATCTCCTGCCCTGTGCTGCACTTTGCCTCCGTTTGCCCCAGTGAGCACAACATCacgactctgtgtgtgtccttctgtGGACAGAGGCTCGGGGATGAAAGCCGTCACTTCGCTTACAGAATGTTCCTGGCTGTGTTTGGTTGTCTGGTTCCCTTCCTGGTTACTTTCTCTTCTTACTGTGTGGTGATTTTGGTGGTGTGGAAAAACGCCAGCATCACCACACTGGAGAAACGTAAGGTCGCCCTGTTGGTCTTATTGGTGCTCGTGCTTTATGCCATTTCCTTTGTGCCGTACCACGTCTTCCAGCTCTATCACTTGTATATGAAAATCCACAATCCCAACAGCTCGGTCTGTTGGGTGTATGACTCGTACCAGGTGTCCAAGGGACTGGCCACTCTGAACATGTGCATCCATCCAGTCCTCTACATGGCTCTGTTCGACAGTATGCGAGTAGCTTGCTGTGGGAAGAGCCCAGAGGACGACCACAACAggggggtgaggaggaaggagagagctgCTGCTTGA
- the ccdc47 gene encoding coiled-coil domain-containing protein 47, which translates to MRSPRLLLIPALLLLLALPYSKGRYNDDFDDGEDLADFDDNDFAEFEDMNDDPAAEAETAPPPRASPSSQPEEDEDEDEATVELEDGLDGDGFEDSETQDQDMYSKYDQEEFEGIGDMEKTGHSMKDPLIIHTVPAHLQNSWESYYMEILMVTGLLAYIMNYLIGKNKNSRLAQAWFNSHRELLESNFSLVGDDGTSKEGVSTGKLNQENEHIYNLWCSGRVCCEGMLIQLKFLKRQDLLNVLARMMRPVGDQVQIKVTLNEDDMDTFVFAVGTKKAMAKLQKEMQDLSEFCGDKPKSGAKFGLPDSLSILSEMGEVTDGVMDNKMVHYITNNAEKIESIHFSDQFSGPKVMQEEGQPLKLPETKKTLLFTFNVPGMGNTSPKDMDSLLPLMNMVIYSIDKVKKLRLNREGKMKADRNRARVEENFLKQTHAQRQEAAQTRREDKKRAEKERIMNEEDPERQRRLEEAAQRREQKKIEKKQMKMKQIKVKAM; encoded by the exons ATGCGTAGTCCGCGTCTCCTCTTGATTCCAgcactgctgctcctcctggccCTTCCCTACTCCAAGGGACGCTACAACGATGACTTTGATGATGGCGAGGACCTTGCAGACTTTGATGACAATGACTTTGCTGAGTTTGAGGACATGAACGACGATCCAGCAGCTGAGGCAGAAACTGCCCCTCCGCCTCGCGCCTCACCGTCCTCTCAGCccgaagaggatgaagatgaagatgaagccaCCGTGGAGCTGGAGGATGGCCTGGATGGGGATGGCTTTGAGGACTCCGAGACTCAG GATCAAGacatgtacagtaaatatgaccAGGAGGAGTTTGAGGGGATTGGAGACATGGAGAAGACGGGCCACTCCATGAAGGACCCCCTCATAATCCACACG GTTCCTGCACATCTGCAGAACAGCTGGGAGAGTTACTACATGGAGATCTTGATGGTCACCGGCCTGTTGGCCTACATCATGAACTACCTCATTGGCAAGAACAAGAACAGTCGCCTCGCTCAGGCCTGGTTCAACTCACACAGGGAGCTTCTAGAGAGCAACTTTTCACTAGTGG GTGATGACGGCACCAGTAAAGAAGGAGTGAGCACTGGGAAGCTGAATCAGGAAAATGAGCACATCTACAACCTGTGGTGCTCCGGACGTGTGTGCTGTGAAGGCATGCTGATCCAACTCAAG TTTCTGAAGAGGCAGGACCTGCTCAACGTTCTGGCCAGGATGATGAGGCCCGTCGGTGATCAAGTG CAAATCAAAGTGACTCTAAATGAAGACGACATGGACACGTTTGTGTTTGCTGTTGGCACCAAGAAGGCGATGGCCAAGCTCCAGAAGGAGATGCAGGACTTG AGTGAGTTCTGCGGTGACAAGCCTAAGTCCGGAGCCAAATTTGGGCTCCCTGACTCTCTATCTATTCTAAGTGAGATGGGCGAAGTCACAGACGGGGTGATGGACAACAAG ATGGTGCATTATATCACCAATAATGCTGAAAAGATCGAGTCCATTCATTTCTCGGACCAATTTTCTGGTCCAAAAGTTATGCAAGA GGAGGGTCAGCCCTTAAAGCTGCCTGAGACCAAGAAGacgttgttgtttacatttaatg tGCCTGGCATGGGCAACACTTCTCCCAAAGACATGGATTCTCTGCTCCCCCTCATGAACATGGTGATCTACAGCATCGATAAAGTCAAGAAACTCCGTCTCAACCGAGAG GGCAAAATGAAAGCGGACAGAAACCGGGCCCGTGTGGAGGAGAACTTCCTGAAGCAGACTCACGCTCAGCGGCAGGAGGCGGCACAGACGCGCCGGGAGGACAAGAAGAGGGCCGAGAAGGAGAGGATCATGAATGAGGAGGACCCTGAGAGACAGCGTCGTCTGGAG gaAGCGGCCCAGCGACGTGAGCAGAAGAAGATCGAGAAGAAGCAGATGAAGATGAAGCAGATCAAAGTGAAAGCTATGTGA